CTCCTGCTGCGCGGCGCTGCCCTCCCAgtggcagctgggctggagctgaCAGGCTGCCCTGAGCCGCGGGGGCCAGCAGGCAGGCGCCCAGCGGGGCACAGTGGCTcactctccctctcctccagaTGACATATTCCTTGACTCGCTTTGCCATCTACGAGACTGCGAGGGACCGCCTGGGCCAGGGCAGCCAGGGGCCTCCCCCCTTCTACCAGAAAGTGCTGCTGGGTGCGGTGGGAGGTGAGCAAGGAGAGGGTCCCTCAGCCCTGGGCCCCCtctggctggaggagcccccTGACCCCGGCTTTTCTTTGGCCGCAGGTTTCACCGGCGGGTTCGTGGGGACCCCGGCAGACATGGTGAACGTCAGGTCAGTTCTGCCTGCGTCCCGGTGCTGCTGGTGACAGAGGCTTGTGGCTGCCTCTGCggccagctgcagcagcagttggGATGGTGGGGGGCTCCCCGTATTCCGGACTTCTCTCCCGACCAGGCTGCCCCGTGGCTGGTGGCCCAGTCCCGGCGGGGAGCTCCGTACCCCGGCGGGGAGCTCCGTACTGGGAAGGCCCAGAGCTGTTCCGCCGTTCAGCGtgacagccccagcccccagcGTGGCCCtccgggggggtgtggggctggaggCAGCCTTCTCGTCCCCTCGCAAACAGGCAACGCAGTCCGTCTGCTGGGCCACTGCCCGCTGCCCTGAGCAGGGGCAAGCTTGCCCCGGGCCCccggtgctggggtgggggggatggggggcacTGGCCCCCGCCTCACCCTGCGGTGCTCTGCCTTACAGGATGCAGAACGACGTGAAGCAGCCGCCCGCCCTGCGGCGCAAGTGagtgggggtcccggggggtgccgggggtcccggagcagcggggcgggggctgctggggccggGTGGCCGCGGGAGGGCAGCACCACACCGGCGGCCCGGttcccgggggcggcggggccgtggcCGCGTCCCCGGGAGCCGCAGCTGCGCGCTCGGCACCGCAGTGCTGCGGGTGCTGGGGAGCCTCGGACCCTGACGCCTTCCCCTCTCGCTCCTTCCAGCTATTCCCATGCCCTGGACGGCATGTACCGCGTCCTCCGGGAAGGTGAGGCCGTGCCAGCCAGGGTAGGGTGAGCCCGCCTGGGGTGTCCTTGCCGGCACCGGGAAACCGTGGCAGGACTGGGCCcgggagctctgtctgggagCTGCCACGGGTGCCCGCTCGGtcggggcagggagaggggatggagggtggccgtggggccgggggagccAAGGGTCAGGCAGGGCCCGGCACCTCCACAGCATCTGGCTGGGGCACGGGccaggcagggcctggcagcctGCCTGTGCTCCAGCGAGAAAGAGACCTGCCAGGAGCCGCAATGAAAAAGCACGGGAGGGTGGAGCAGGTGGGAAAGGGAACGAGTGGCAGCAGGGAGCGGGTAGGGCTGTTCCGAAGGGTTCTCCTGCCCTGCGGCGTACTTGCTGTTGTGTGCTTTAGGGACTGGCGTATGAGGAGTCTGGGGGACAGACCCGGCAGGGAAGGATGCTCCCGGGGGAAGGGGGTGTGAGTAATGCCCCAGGACTGTCCTGATCCCAATCTGTCTGTCCACAGAGGGCTTGAAGAAACTCTTCTCGGGAGCTACGATGGCATCCAGCCGAGGGGCCCTAGTCACCGTTGGGCAGGTAGGACGGCTCTGCTGGGCGGTAGGTGCCCGGGCTATGGATGGGGGTAGTCTCTGGCATGGTGAGGAGGGGGGACGTGTCACTAATACGCCGTGTCTCCGCAGCTCTCCTGTTATGACCAGGCCAAGCAGCTGGTTCTCGCGACTGGGTTGCTGTCAGACAACATCTTCACTCACTTCCTGGCCAGCTTCATCGctgtgagcagggctgggtgcggGGAGGCAGGCCTGGGGCTGGGTTTGCCTGCAGCCGGGCTCAGAACCCCAGTctgggctgctggagctgcctcTCAGGACTCTGATGAAGCAGGGCCGGGCAcaggggctgctctggggctcCCAGCATGGGTTGGGCGCAGACAGGGCACCAGGTCTCTCCAGCGACCACGGCAGTCGCTGGCACCTGGGTCTTGTCCACGAGCTCGAGCTGCTGACCCCCACTGACTCTCCCCAGGGCGGATGCGCCACATTCCTGTGCCAGCCCCTGGACGTGCTCAAGACCCGCCTCATGAACTCCCAGGGCGAGTACCGGGTGAGTGGCCCGTCCTGCCCACCTCACTGCTGCTGGTCCTGTCCTCTTGGCGCACCGGCCTCTGCCTCCCCGTGCCTCCTCATCTCTCTCCCTCTCGCTCCAGGGTGTTGCCCACTGTGCCATGGAAACTGCCAAGCTCGGCCCTCTCGCCTTCTACAAGGTACCCAGCTGGGGATGCGCAGGATGGGCTGGTGGGGTGGAGCGTGGGGAGactggctgggagcagaggttAAGGTCCGGAACAGTTCTGGGGCAGGAGCcttccaggctctgctgccGGCAGCCTGACTGCTTCCTGCGTCGGGCCTTCGTCTGCCAGCCCCCGGCTTGGCCCTGGAGTGTTGCGAGCCTTGGCCTCTTCTGGGCTTGCAGCCTGGCTCTGGGC
This window of the Pelecanus crispus isolate bPelCri1 chromosome 12, bPelCri1.pri, whole genome shotgun sequence genome carries:
- the SLC25A10 gene encoding mitochondrial dicarboxylate carrier, whose product is MAERRVSRWYFGGLASCGAACCTHPLDLLKVHLQTQQEVKMRMTGMAMRVIRTDGFLALYNGLSASLCRQMTYSLTRFAIYETARDRLGQGSQGPPPFYQKVLLGAVGGFTGGFVGTPADMVNVRMQNDVKQPPALRRNYSHALDGMYRVLREEGLKKLFSGATMASSRGALVTVGQLSCYDQAKQLVLATGLLSDNIFTHFLASFIAGGCATFLCQPLDVLKTRLMNSQGEYRGVAHCAMETAKLGPLAFYKGFVPAAIRLIPHTVLTFVFLEQLRKYFGIKVIT